Proteins from a single region of Cytophagia bacterium CHB2:
- a CDS encoding DUF3387 domain-containing protein, translated as MSLTSPDYFDVVRAVIDLLTEAFGYQYAHGASATFNAERASARDVLLAPRLLAALQSLNPQLRENEAAHALSELLAPQTPSPLSREQHIHHKLIRPAPAVDQTQPRYFAFDDPGQNDFLIVEQLRVQGLAGTEVFDLVVFVNGIPLVVFEVGELGGAEKSVARLQALQRAPGFPRLFDFAQFFAVLQKNDAVYGALGAVGKKLHHWREPFPLSFEELRARLQHLSARPNDLPTSSDLLVAGLLAPANLLEMIRHFIFFEHDAGAVQKKIAFHHQFQAAQQALQRLLPLDVKMPERAGFIWHPLGAGRALALCALALKLRRAQQMPEATLLIITECEKVQRQIEQTFQHHGLPLPLTATNALTKIVHDKNGATIITNAKTLQDEIGALAQSASKQADSAAPPLLVLLDETYRDEGLHEQIHRALSHAGLIVFMSTLPKPAGEQLQRDYIHVFTYRQAQQEGLLVPAKYEPRLPDWHVWKDQPAPAHEHAEEQLHPDDLRAAKAEDRLAAIAQDVFEHYEENVAANGYKAILLAVDDEAALRYYGELVAKLPQRVAVLTDSPRNEEIARAFFKQTPVPENVIHRSHFDNGAFAIFITSKPIPLSSAAPNLQTIYLDQPASERQLLQLINLTMRVSGEHKTCGLLVDYWGVTRNLPLALPALNAAELRAVLAPRFDESSFAELQRARLAVLGFFDMHLSRWSTEPWLLALQRSDTRQAFARAWRAFGRLLDQLLPHAEARKMLDDAKWLDAVRQEAASFYLDENLSRAHVSPKVHQAMASFIAEVPGLSIKEYVSVYAESFDQEVNNLASPLAQIARVQHALLHETAVNLARDPAFYEGLQQRTHQIMRERQHGLSDDQATLKKLWVEIVCLRAGPAAQANALGLSEEAFAFFGVLQKFLAPGAAEQAQHREQHRAMANAMLAAIAPELAIVDWNMKESVQREMRRKLKQILREARCPKPTLEPLTAALLRLIHARFGKLAVYR; from the coding sequence ATGAGCCTCACCTCTCCGGACTATTTCGACGTCGTGCGCGCGGTCATCGATCTGCTTACCGAAGCGTTCGGCTACCAATATGCGCATGGCGCTAGCGCGACTTTCAATGCAGAACGCGCCAGCGCGCGCGACGTTCTGCTGGCCCCGCGCCTGCTCGCTGCGCTGCAATCGCTCAATCCCCAGTTGCGTGAAAATGAAGCAGCGCATGCGCTGTCCGAGTTGCTAGCGCCGCAAACGCCTTCCCCGCTTTCACGCGAACAACACATTCACCACAAGCTGATTCGTCCGGCGCCCGCAGTTGATCAAACGCAGCCGCGTTATTTTGCATTTGATGACCCCGGGCAAAATGATTTTTTGATCGTCGAGCAATTGCGCGTGCAGGGCCTCGCCGGCACGGAAGTGTTCGATTTGGTTGTTTTCGTCAATGGTATTCCGCTGGTTGTCTTTGAAGTAGGCGAACTCGGCGGCGCGGAAAAGAGTGTGGCGCGACTGCAAGCGCTGCAACGCGCGCCCGGTTTTCCCCGCCTGTTTGATTTCGCCCAGTTCTTCGCTGTTCTGCAAAAAAATGACGCGGTCTACGGCGCTCTCGGCGCCGTCGGGAAAAAGTTGCATCACTGGCGCGAGCCGTTTCCGCTGAGTTTTGAGGAATTGCGCGCCCGGCTTCAGCACTTGTCCGCACGCCCGAACGATCTTCCCACCTCCAGCGATCTGCTCGTTGCCGGGCTGTTGGCCCCGGCGAATCTTTTGGAGATGATCCGGCATTTCATTTTTTTTGAGCATGATGCCGGCGCCGTGCAAAAAAAGATCGCCTTCCATCATCAATTTCAAGCCGCGCAACAAGCTTTGCAGCGCCTATTGCCGTTAGATGTGAAAATGCCGGAGCGCGCCGGATTTATTTGGCATCCGCTGGGCGCGGGAAGGGCGCTGGCATTATGCGCCCTGGCGCTGAAACTGCGTCGCGCGCAACAGATGCCCGAAGCGACTTTATTAATCATTACGGAATGTGAAAAAGTGCAGCGCCAGATCGAGCAAACGTTTCAGCATCATGGCTTGCCGCTGCCGCTCACGGCGACGAACGCGCTGACCAAAATCGTGCATGACAAGAACGGCGCGACAATCATCACCAATGCCAAAACGCTACAAGATGAAATTGGCGCGCTGGCCCAATCTGCCAGTAAGCAGGCAGATTCTGCCGCGCCTCCTCTTTTGGTACTATTAGACGAAACGTATCGCGACGAAGGCTTGCACGAACAAATCCACCGTGCATTGTCGCATGCTGGTTTGATTGTTTTTATGTCAACCCTGCCAAAACCGGCTGGCGAACAACTCCAGCGCGATTACATTCACGTTTTCACATATCGTCAAGCGCAGCAAGAGGGTTTGCTGGTTCCTGCGAAGTATGAGCCGCGCTTGCCGGATTGGCACGTTTGGAAAGATCAACCGGCGCCGGCTCATGAACACGCAGAAGAGCAACTTCATCCAGATGACTTGCGCGCCGCCAAGGCAGAAGATCGCCTCGCGGCGATCGCGCAGGATGTGTTCGAGCATTATGAAGAAAATGTGGCTGCCAATGGCTACAAGGCCATTTTACTGGCTGTTGATGATGAAGCAGCGTTGCGATATTATGGCGAGCTTGTTGCGAAGCTGCCGCAGCGCGTCGCCGTGCTCACGGATTCTCCCAGAAATGAAGAAATCGCACGGGCTTTTTTCAAGCAAACCCCGGTCCCTGAAAATGTTATTCACCGCAGCCATTTTGACAACGGCGCTTTCGCAATTTTTATAACGAGCAAGCCGATACCGCTTTCGTCTGCTGCCCCGAATTTACAAACAATCTATCTTGATCAGCCGGCCAGCGAGCGACAGTTATTGCAACTTATCAATCTGACGATGCGCGTTTCCGGCGAGCACAAAACCTGCGGGTTGTTGGTGGATTACTGGGGGGTGACGCGCAATCTGCCGTTGGCGCTGCCGGCACTCAATGCGGCAGAACTGCGCGCGGTTCTCGCGCCCCGTTTTGACGAAAGTTCTTTTGCCGAATTGCAGCGCGCCCGGCTGGCAGTTCTGGGATTTTTTGACATGCATCTCTCGCGCTGGTCAACCGAGCCGTGGTTGCTGGCGTTGCAGCGGAGTGACACGCGCCAAGCGTTTGCCCGCGCCTGGCGCGCGTTTGGCAGACTTTTGGATCAATTGCTGCCGCATGCCGAAGCCCGCAAGATGCTCGACGACGCCAAATGGCTCGACGCTGTGCGGCAGGAAGCCGCGAGTTTTTATCTTGATGAGAATTTGTCGCGCGCCCACGTCAGCCCCAAAGTGCATCAGGCCATGGCAAGTTTTATCGCCGAGGTGCCGGGACTCAGCATCAAAGAATATGTTTCGGTTTATGCGGAATCATTTGACCAGGAAGTCAACAATCTCGCTTCACCGCTCGCCCAGATTGCGCGCGTGCAGCATGCGCTCTTGCACGAAACCGCCGTCAATCTGGCGCGCGATCCGGCGTTTTATGAGGGCTTGCAGCAGCGCACGCACCAGATTATGCGTGAACGGCAGCACGGCCTCAGTGATGATCAAGCAACTTTGAAAAAATTGTGGGTGGAGATTGTATGTTTGCGCGCCGGTCCCGCGGCGCAAGCGAACGCCCTTGGCCTTTCCGAAGAGGCTTTCGCATTTTTTGGCGTGTTGCAAAAATTCCTCGCGCCCGGCGCCGCCGAACAGGCGCAACACCGTGAGCAGCATCGCGCCATGGCCAATGCCATGCTGGCGGCGATTGCGCCAGAACTGGCAATCGTGGATTGGAATATGAAAGAAAGCGTGCAACGCGAAATGCGGCGGAAACTCAAACAAATTTTGCGTGAGGCCCGCTGTCCGAAGCCGACGTTAGAACCGCTCACCGCTGCATTGCTGCGTCTCATTCACGCGCGTTTTGGCAAGCTGGCCGTTTATCGGTAA
- a CDS encoding 3-hydroxybutyryl-CoA dehydrogenase — MKTVGIVGCGLMGSGIAQISAQAGYKTIVREVNDELLKKGLGKIEDFLSKGVAKGKVTEEQKKSVLANLSGTTRLADLKYADIVIEAAIENIALKKELFGELDRLCPEQTIFASNTSSLTITEMAAATKRPDRFVGLHFFNPVPLMKLVEVVRTIATSQATFDAAFAFAKTLGKEPIACKDNSGFVVNLLLVPYLLDAIRAVENGVASIEDIDKGMMLGCGYPMGPLTLLDFVGLDTTYYIANIMFDEYREAKYAPPPLLRKMVLAGLLGKKTGKGFYDYSGEKPKATDLGL; from the coding sequence GAAAACCGTCGGCATCGTCGGTTGTGGCCTTATGGGGTCGGGCATTGCGCAAATCAGCGCGCAAGCCGGGTACAAGACGATTGTGCGCGAAGTGAATGACGAGTTGCTCAAAAAAGGCTTGGGCAAAATTGAAGATTTCCTGAGCAAAGGCGTGGCCAAAGGCAAGGTGACGGAAGAACAAAAAAAGTCCGTGCTCGCCAACCTTTCCGGCACAACGCGCCTGGCGGACTTGAAGTACGCGGATATCGTCATCGAAGCGGCCATCGAAAACATTGCTTTGAAAAAAGAGCTGTTCGGCGAGCTGGATCGTCTCTGCCCGGAGCAGACGATTTTTGCCAGCAACACCTCGTCCCTGACGATCACCGAGATGGCGGCCGCCACGAAACGTCCGGATCGCTTTGTCGGTTTGCATTTCTTCAACCCCGTGCCGCTGATGAAGCTCGTCGAAGTCGTGCGCACCATTGCCACCAGCCAGGCGACATTTGATGCCGCGTTTGCGTTTGCGAAAACACTGGGCAAAGAACCGATTGCCTGCAAAGACAACTCGGGTTTCGTGGTGAATCTCCTGCTCGTGCCGTATTTGCTCGACGCCATTCGCGCGGTGGAAAACGGCGTCGCTTCGATTGAAGATATTGACAAGGGCATGATGCTCGGGTGCGGCTATCCGATGGGTCCGCTCACGCTGCTCGATTTCGTCGGCCTGGACACGACGTACTACATCGCCAACATCATGTTCGACGAGTATCGCGAGGCCAAGTATGCGCCCCCGCCGTTGCTGCGCAAAATGGTGCTGGCCGGCCTGCTCGGCAAAAAAACCGGAAAAGGTTTTTATGATTACAGCGGCGAGAAACCGAAAGCGACAGATTTGGGATTGTAG